One Ictalurus furcatus strain D&B chromosome 21, Billie_1.0, whole genome shotgun sequence genomic region harbors:
- the zgc:112334 gene encoding rab GDP dissociation inhibitor beta isoform X2, with product MPDFDVIVLGTGLKECILSCLLSICGKKVLHIDQNPYYGGETASISPLEQLYKQFQVPGPPKGMGRGKEWNVDLVPKFMLSNGQLVKMLMFTEVTRYLDFKVIEGSYVFKGGKVHKVPITEADAHASDLMGMFDKRRFRKLLLFILNFDEHDPRTHQDMDPHRTTMRDVFRHFDLGLDVVEFVGHALALYSTDDYLDQPCLQTIKRIRMYSESVARYDHSPYLYPLYGLGELPQGFARLSAQHGGTYMLNRHVDDIVMENGTVVAVRSQGELLCDPSYAPNRVKKVGRVIRVICLLNHPIKNTHDANSCQIVIPQTQVHRKSDIYVCLVSSTHNVAPEGKYIAVVSTTVETSNPEKEVQPGLALLEPIMEKFVSISNLIVPTDDGRRSQIFVSRSYDATTHYNMECEDIKDIFRRMTGTEFSFEDFRRECEVDTDD from the exons ATGCCCGACTTCGATGTCATCGTCCTGGGCACCGGGCTCAAG GAATGCATCCTGTCCTGCTTGTTGTCCATCTGCGGGAAAAAGGTTCTTCACATCGACCAGAACCCGTATTATGGAGGAGAGACCGCCTCCATCTCACCTCTGGAGCAG CTCTATAAGCAATTCCAGGTTCCGGGACCTCCTAAAGGAATGGGACGCGGGAAAGAGTGGAACGTCGACCTCGTTCCAAAATTCATGCTGTCCAATG GGCAGCTggtgaagatgctgatgtttaCCGAGGTGACGCGATACTTGGACTTCAAAGTCATCGAGGGCAGTTACGTGTTCAAAGGTGGAAAAGTTCACAAAGTTCCCATCACAGAGGCAGACGCCCACGCCTCAG ATCTGATGGGCATGTTTGATAAGAGAAGGTTCCGGAAGCTGCTCCTCTTCATCCTGAACTTTGACGAGCACGACCCCCGCACTCACCAGGACATGGACCCGCACCGGACCACCATGAGGGACGTGTTCCGCCATTTTGATTTGGGACTGGACGTGGTGGAGTTCGTTGGACACGCGCTGGCTCTGTACAGCACCGATGA ttaccTGGACCAACCGTGTCTGCAGACTATCAAGCGTATTCGGATGTACTCGGAGTCAGTGGCGCGGTACGACCACAGTCCTTACCTTTATCCGCTGTACGGACTCGGGGAGCTGCCTCAGGGCTTCGCCAG GCTGAGTGCTCAGCACGGAGGCACGTACATGCTGAACCGCCACGTTGATGACATCGTCATGGAGAACGGAACAGTGGTGGCGGTGAGATCTCAAGGAGAG CTCCTGTGCGATCCCAGCTACGCCCCTAACCGTGTGAAGAAAGTGGGCCGGGTCATCAGGGTCATCTGCCTGCTGAACCATCCAATCAAAAACACTCACGACGCCAACTCGTGCCAGATCGTCATCCCGCAGACGCAGGTGCACAGGAAATCcg ATATCTACGTATGTTTGGTCTCCTCCACTCACAACGTGGCTCCTGAAGGGAAGTACATCGCTGTAGTGAGCACAACCGTAGAGACGAGCAACCCGGAGAAGGAAGTGCAGCCGGGACTGGCGCTGCTCGAACCCATCATGGAAAa GTTTGTCTCCATTAGCAACCTCATAGTGCCCACAGATGACGGAAGGCGGAGTCAG ATTTTCGTGTCCCGCTCCTACGACGCCACCACACACTACAACATGGAGTGTGAGGACATTAAGGACATTTTCCGCCGCATGACAGGGACAGAGTTCAGCTTCGAAGATTTCCGCAGAGAGTGTGAGGTCGACACGGACGATTAA
- the zgc:112334 gene encoding rab GDP dissociation inhibitor alpha isoform X3, whose protein sequence is MLMFTEVTRYLDFKVIEGSYVFKGGKVHKVPITEADAHASDLMGMFDKRRFRKLLLFILNFDEHDPRTHQDMDPHRTTMRDVFRHFDLGLDVVEFVGHALALYSTDDYLDQPCLQTIKRIRMYSESVARYDHSPYLYPLYGLGELPQGFARLSAQHGGTYMLNRHVDDIVMENGTVVAVRSQGELFRCKQLLCDPSYAPNRVKKVGRVIRVICLLNHPIKNTHDANSCQIVIPQTQVHRKSDIYVCLVSSTHNVAPEGKYIAVVSTTVETSNPEKEVQPGLALLEPIMEKFVSISNLIVPTDDGRRSQIFVSRSYDATTHYNMECEDIKDIFRRMTGTEFSFEDFRRECEVDTDD, encoded by the exons atgctgatgtttaCCGAGGTGACGCGATACTTGGACTTCAAAGTCATCGAGGGCAGTTACGTGTTCAAAGGTGGAAAAGTTCACAAAGTTCCCATCACAGAGGCAGACGCCCACGCCTCAG ATCTGATGGGCATGTTTGATAAGAGAAGGTTCCGGAAGCTGCTCCTCTTCATCCTGAACTTTGACGAGCACGACCCCCGCACTCACCAGGACATGGACCCGCACCGGACCACCATGAGGGACGTGTTCCGCCATTTTGATTTGGGACTGGACGTGGTGGAGTTCGTTGGACACGCGCTGGCTCTGTACAGCACCGATGA ttaccTGGACCAACCGTGTCTGCAGACTATCAAGCGTATTCGGATGTACTCGGAGTCAGTGGCGCGGTACGACCACAGTCCTTACCTTTATCCGCTGTACGGACTCGGGGAGCTGCCTCAGGGCTTCGCCAG GCTGAGTGCTCAGCACGGAGGCACGTACATGCTGAACCGCCACGTTGATGACATCGTCATGGAGAACGGAACAGTGGTGGCGGTGAGATCTCAAGGAGAG CTTTTCCGATGTAAGCAGCTCCTGTGCGATCCCAGCTACGCCCCTAACCGTGTGAAGAAAGTGGGCCGGGTCATCAGGGTCATCTGCCTGCTGAACCATCCAATCAAAAACACTCACGACGCCAACTCGTGCCAGATCGTCATCCCGCAGACGCAGGTGCACAGGAAATCcg ATATCTACGTATGTTTGGTCTCCTCCACTCACAACGTGGCTCCTGAAGGGAAGTACATCGCTGTAGTGAGCACAACCGTAGAGACGAGCAACCCGGAGAAGGAAGTGCAGCCGGGACTGGCGCTGCTCGAACCCATCATGGAAAa GTTTGTCTCCATTAGCAACCTCATAGTGCCCACAGATGACGGAAGGCGGAGTCAG ATTTTCGTGTCCCGCTCCTACGACGCCACCACACACTACAACATGGAGTGTGAGGACATTAAGGACATTTTCCGCCGCATGACAGGGACAGAGTTCAGCTTCGAAGATTTCCGCAGAGAGTGTGAGGTCGACACGGACGATTAA
- the LOC128624838 gene encoding transmembrane protein 43 isoform X3, with protein sequence MSGRAIRTASSLDEGLAQVVTLHPDVYVDPQNNGHLVHLSASLRTAQPLYDPNYKVSVQAVKLKRNVEMYQWVESQESRDYQENGETKTETTYTYNTEWKSEIVNSRNFDKEIGHVNPSAMAVESVTVVAPDVWVGHFSLSRGLIDQINNFKTLSLSALYVADPFLTVYEDYFYHTANPRRPEVGDVRVSFSYAGLSAEGTFLGPAQKVSVVAMQNEDKLMPFKTKSKDTLEILYLEELTAEEVFAREHQYNMMMTWTLRAGGWLLMFIGINMTMRIFYTLVDWVPVLRELVSVGVTLFAMCVSCSLALLTISVGWLFYRPLVAVLIAAVALLPVLITYARKAEKKHQ encoded by the exons ATGTCG GGCCGAGCGATCCGCACCGCATCCTCTCTGGATGAGGGACTCGCCCAGGTCGTGACCCTTCACCCAGACGTCTATGTCGACCCCCAGAACAACGGACACCTCGTTCACCTCTCGGCGTCTCTGCGCACGGCTCAG cctctatATGATCCGAACTACAAGGTCTCGGTTCAGGCGGTGAAGCTGAAGAGGAATGTGGAGATGTACCAGTGGGTGGAGTCTCAGGAGTCACG GGACTACCAAGAGAACGGAGAAACTAAAACAGAGACCACGTACACGTACA ACACGGAGTGGAAGTCGGAGATCGTCAACAGCAGGAATTTTGATAAGGAGATCGGTCATGTCAATCCCAG tgCAATGGCGGTGGAGAGCGTCACTGTCGTGGCCCCTGACGTGTGGGTCggccatttttctctctcgagAG GTTTGATTGATCAGATTAATAATTTCAAGACTCTGAGTCTGAGTGCACTTTATGTTGCTGATCCATTTCTCACCGTGTACGAAGATTATTTCTACCACACAGCCAACCCACGGAGAccagag gtgggagACGTCCGTGTGAGCTTCTCCTACGCCGGACTCAGTGCTGAAGGCACTTTCCTTGGACCAGCACAGAAA GTGAGCGTGGTGGCGATGCAGAATGAAGACAAACTGATGCCTTTTAAGACCAAATCAAAAGACACGCTGGAGATCCTTTACCTGGAGGAGCTCAcagcagag gaaGTCTTTGCTCGAGAACATCAGTACAACATGATGATGACGTGGACTCTGAGAGCAGGCGGTTGGCTCCTCATGTTCATCGGGATCAATATGACCATGCGCATCTTTTACACtcttg tggacTGGGTCCCTGTGCTGAGAGAGCTGGTGTCTGTGGGCGTGACGCTCTTCGCGATGTGCGTGTcctgctctctcgctctcctcacCATCTCTGTCGGCTGGCTGTTTTATCGCCCCCTGGTGGCTGTGCTGATCGCTGCAGTCGCCTTGCTGCCCGTCCTCATCACGTACGCTCGCAAAGCCGAGAAAAAACACCAGTGA
- the LOC128624838 gene encoding transmembrane protein 43 isoform X2, which translates to MVGMAVGVVLFFLSFYVLFTNEGRAIRTASSLDEGLAQVVTLHPDVYVDPQNNGHLVHLSASLRTAQPLYDPNYKVSVQAVKLKRNVEMYQWVESQESRDYQENGETKTETTYTYNTEWKSEIVNSRNFDKEIGHVNPSAMAVESVTVVAPDVWVGHFSLSRGLIDQINNFKTLSLSALYVADPFLTVYEDYFYHTANPRRPEVGDVRVSFSYAGLSAEGTFLGPAQKVSVVAMQNEDKLMPFKTKSKDTLEILYLEELTAEEVFAREHQYNMMMTWTLRAGGWLLMFIGINMTMRIFYTLVDWVPVLRELVSVGVTLFAMCVSCSLALLTISVGWLFYRPLVAVLIAAVALLPVLITYARKAEKKHQ; encoded by the exons ATGGTGGGGATGGCGGTGGGCGTggtcctcttcttcctctccttctaTGTGCTCTTCACTAATGAG GGCCGAGCGATCCGCACCGCATCCTCTCTGGATGAGGGACTCGCCCAGGTCGTGACCCTTCACCCAGACGTCTATGTCGACCCCCAGAACAACGGACACCTCGTTCACCTCTCGGCGTCTCTGCGCACGGCTCAG cctctatATGATCCGAACTACAAGGTCTCGGTTCAGGCGGTGAAGCTGAAGAGGAATGTGGAGATGTACCAGTGGGTGGAGTCTCAGGAGTCACG GGACTACCAAGAGAACGGAGAAACTAAAACAGAGACCACGTACACGTACA ACACGGAGTGGAAGTCGGAGATCGTCAACAGCAGGAATTTTGATAAGGAGATCGGTCATGTCAATCCCAG tgCAATGGCGGTGGAGAGCGTCACTGTCGTGGCCCCTGACGTGTGGGTCggccatttttctctctcgagAG GTTTGATTGATCAGATTAATAATTTCAAGACTCTGAGTCTGAGTGCACTTTATGTTGCTGATCCATTTCTCACCGTGTACGAAGATTATTTCTACCACACAGCCAACCCACGGAGAccagag gtgggagACGTCCGTGTGAGCTTCTCCTACGCCGGACTCAGTGCTGAAGGCACTTTCCTTGGACCAGCACAGAAA GTGAGCGTGGTGGCGATGCAGAATGAAGACAAACTGATGCCTTTTAAGACCAAATCAAAAGACACGCTGGAGATCCTTTACCTGGAGGAGCTCAcagcagag gaaGTCTTTGCTCGAGAACATCAGTACAACATGATGATGACGTGGACTCTGAGAGCAGGCGGTTGGCTCCTCATGTTCATCGGGATCAATATGACCATGCGCATCTTTTACACtcttg tggacTGGGTCCCTGTGCTGAGAGAGCTGGTGTCTGTGGGCGTGACGCTCTTCGCGATGTGCGTGTcctgctctctcgctctcctcacCATCTCTGTCGGCTGGCTGTTTTATCGCCCCCTGGTGGCTGTGCTGATCGCTGCAGTCGCCTTGCTGCCCGTCCTCATCACGTACGCTCGCAAAGCCGAGAAAAAACACCAGTGA
- the LOC128624838 gene encoding transmembrane protein 43 isoform X1, with product MSFSGEDVRDRHTRVHTRSSPGFLERLGETMVGMAVGVVLFFLSFYVLFTNEGRAIRTASSLDEGLAQVVTLHPDVYVDPQNNGHLVHLSASLRTAQPLYDPNYKVSVQAVKLKRNVEMYQWVESQESRDYQENGETKTETTYTYNTEWKSEIVNSRNFDKEIGHVNPSAMAVESVTVVAPDVWVGHFSLSRGLIDQINNFKTLSLSALYVADPFLTVYEDYFYHTANPRRPEVGDVRVSFSYAGLSAEGTFLGPAQKVSVVAMQNEDKLMPFKTKSKDTLEILYLEELTAEEVFAREHQYNMMMTWTLRAGGWLLMFIGINMTMRIFYTLVDWVPVLRELVSVGVTLFAMCVSCSLALLTISVGWLFYRPLVAVLIAAVALLPVLITYARKAEKKHQ from the exons ATGTCG TTTTCCGGTGAGGATGTTCGGGATCGGCACACTCGCGTTCACACTCGGAGCTCTCCGGGATTCCTGGAGCGTCTGGGAGAAACCATGGTGGGGATGGCGGTGGGCGTggtcctcttcttcctctccttctaTGTGCTCTTCACTAATGAG GGCCGAGCGATCCGCACCGCATCCTCTCTGGATGAGGGACTCGCCCAGGTCGTGACCCTTCACCCAGACGTCTATGTCGACCCCCAGAACAACGGACACCTCGTTCACCTCTCGGCGTCTCTGCGCACGGCTCAG cctctatATGATCCGAACTACAAGGTCTCGGTTCAGGCGGTGAAGCTGAAGAGGAATGTGGAGATGTACCAGTGGGTGGAGTCTCAGGAGTCACG GGACTACCAAGAGAACGGAGAAACTAAAACAGAGACCACGTACACGTACA ACACGGAGTGGAAGTCGGAGATCGTCAACAGCAGGAATTTTGATAAGGAGATCGGTCATGTCAATCCCAG tgCAATGGCGGTGGAGAGCGTCACTGTCGTGGCCCCTGACGTGTGGGTCggccatttttctctctcgagAG GTTTGATTGATCAGATTAATAATTTCAAGACTCTGAGTCTGAGTGCACTTTATGTTGCTGATCCATTTCTCACCGTGTACGAAGATTATTTCTACCACACAGCCAACCCACGGAGAccagag gtgggagACGTCCGTGTGAGCTTCTCCTACGCCGGACTCAGTGCTGAAGGCACTTTCCTTGGACCAGCACAGAAA GTGAGCGTGGTGGCGATGCAGAATGAAGACAAACTGATGCCTTTTAAGACCAAATCAAAAGACACGCTGGAGATCCTTTACCTGGAGGAGCTCAcagcagag gaaGTCTTTGCTCGAGAACATCAGTACAACATGATGATGACGTGGACTCTGAGAGCAGGCGGTTGGCTCCTCATGTTCATCGGGATCAATATGACCATGCGCATCTTTTACACtcttg tggacTGGGTCCCTGTGCTGAGAGAGCTGGTGTCTGTGGGCGTGACGCTCTTCGCGATGTGCGTGTcctgctctctcgctctcctcacCATCTCTGTCGGCTGGCTGTTTTATCGCCCCCTGGTGGCTGTGCTGATCGCTGCAGTCGCCTTGCTGCCCGTCCTCATCACGTACGCTCGCAAAGCCGAGAAAAAACACCAGTGA
- the ndufaf3 gene encoding NADH dehydrogenase [ubiquinone] 1 alpha subcomplex assembly factor 3 — protein MAAPVCVRLFLRGSHCGFRLCSTTLRRSTSPVLTRSHRLGPADDEMYQRTTVTVMQKEPGSGPIIYSYSSQGFNVDGNKVIGPCAVVPPAILQWNVGSHQDITVESLSLFYLLEPRIEVLVLGTGARTERLDPNVLSFIRKKGIAVEVQDTPNACATFNFLTSERRITAAALIPPPWPTVATSE, from the exons ATGGCAGCGccggtgtgtgtgagattatttCTCCGCGGATCTCACTGCGGCTTTCGGTTATGTTCCACAACTCTCCGGAGATCCACGAG TCCGGTTCTCACCCGTAGTCACAGGCTCGGACCGGCGGACGATGAGATGTACCAGCGCACCACAGTGACGGTGATGCAGAAGGAGCCGGGCAGCGGACCCATCATCTACAGCTACAGCTCACAAGGCTTCAACGTTGACGGGAACAAAGTGATCGGACCCTGCGCTGTCGTCCCTCCGGCTATCCTACAGTGGAAC GTGGGAAGTCATCAAGACATAACAGTGGAGAGTTTGTCTCTGTTCTATCTGCTGGAGCCACGCATAG aggtttTGGTTCTGGGTACAGGGGCCCGTACAGAGCGTTTGGACCCCAACGTTCTCTCCTTCATCAGGAAGAAAGGCATCGCAGTGGAGGTGCAGGACACG CCCAACGCCTGCGCCACCTTCAACTTCCTGACCAGCGAGAGACGAATCACAGCAGCCGCTTTGATCCCGCCCCCTTGGCCGACTGTGGCAACATCAgagtga
- the zgc:112334 gene encoding rab GDP dissociation inhibitor beta isoform X1, with the protein MPDFDVIVLGTGLKECILSCLLSICGKKVLHIDQNPYYGGETASISPLEQLYKQFQVPGPPKGMGRGKEWNVDLVPKFMLSNGQLVKMLMFTEVTRYLDFKVIEGSYVFKGGKVHKVPITEADAHASDLMGMFDKRRFRKLLLFILNFDEHDPRTHQDMDPHRTTMRDVFRHFDLGLDVVEFVGHALALYSTDDYLDQPCLQTIKRIRMYSESVARYDHSPYLYPLYGLGELPQGFARLSAQHGGTYMLNRHVDDIVMENGTVVAVRSQGELFRCKQLLCDPSYAPNRVKKVGRVIRVICLLNHPIKNTHDANSCQIVIPQTQVHRKSDIYVCLVSSTHNVAPEGKYIAVVSTTVETSNPEKEVQPGLALLEPIMEKFVSISNLIVPTDDGRRSQIFVSRSYDATTHYNMECEDIKDIFRRMTGTEFSFEDFRRECEVDTDD; encoded by the exons ATGCCCGACTTCGATGTCATCGTCCTGGGCACCGGGCTCAAG GAATGCATCCTGTCCTGCTTGTTGTCCATCTGCGGGAAAAAGGTTCTTCACATCGACCAGAACCCGTATTATGGAGGAGAGACCGCCTCCATCTCACCTCTGGAGCAG CTCTATAAGCAATTCCAGGTTCCGGGACCTCCTAAAGGAATGGGACGCGGGAAAGAGTGGAACGTCGACCTCGTTCCAAAATTCATGCTGTCCAATG GGCAGCTggtgaagatgctgatgtttaCCGAGGTGACGCGATACTTGGACTTCAAAGTCATCGAGGGCAGTTACGTGTTCAAAGGTGGAAAAGTTCACAAAGTTCCCATCACAGAGGCAGACGCCCACGCCTCAG ATCTGATGGGCATGTTTGATAAGAGAAGGTTCCGGAAGCTGCTCCTCTTCATCCTGAACTTTGACGAGCACGACCCCCGCACTCACCAGGACATGGACCCGCACCGGACCACCATGAGGGACGTGTTCCGCCATTTTGATTTGGGACTGGACGTGGTGGAGTTCGTTGGACACGCGCTGGCTCTGTACAGCACCGATGA ttaccTGGACCAACCGTGTCTGCAGACTATCAAGCGTATTCGGATGTACTCGGAGTCAGTGGCGCGGTACGACCACAGTCCTTACCTTTATCCGCTGTACGGACTCGGGGAGCTGCCTCAGGGCTTCGCCAG GCTGAGTGCTCAGCACGGAGGCACGTACATGCTGAACCGCCACGTTGATGACATCGTCATGGAGAACGGAACAGTGGTGGCGGTGAGATCTCAAGGAGAG CTTTTCCGATGTAAGCAGCTCCTGTGCGATCCCAGCTACGCCCCTAACCGTGTGAAGAAAGTGGGCCGGGTCATCAGGGTCATCTGCCTGCTGAACCATCCAATCAAAAACACTCACGACGCCAACTCGTGCCAGATCGTCATCCCGCAGACGCAGGTGCACAGGAAATCcg ATATCTACGTATGTTTGGTCTCCTCCACTCACAACGTGGCTCCTGAAGGGAAGTACATCGCTGTAGTGAGCACAACCGTAGAGACGAGCAACCCGGAGAAGGAAGTGCAGCCGGGACTGGCGCTGCTCGAACCCATCATGGAAAa GTTTGTCTCCATTAGCAACCTCATAGTGCCCACAGATGACGGAAGGCGGAGTCAG ATTTTCGTGTCCCGCTCCTACGACGCCACCACACACTACAACATGGAGTGTGAGGACATTAAGGACATTTTCCGCCGCATGACAGGGACAGAGTTCAGCTTCGAAGATTTCCGCAGAGAGTGTGAGGTCGACACGGACGATTAA